ctgatcaatctgcTAAAACAGaggtaacaaatgtgcaaactgCTGGCACCTCTACAACTGATCAGACTTATACAACAAATGAATCGTCCACAGCTGAGTCCACTGAGACCTCGTTAACAACCGACCAAACTGATACAACCGCTGCAATGTTAACGACTGAGTCCACGAATCCCACTGCAACTTCTGACCAAACTGCCACAACAGCCTCAATGTTGTCAACTGATGCAACGTCTTCCACTGACTACATCACAACCACTGAATCAACTGTAACAAGTGAACCTACTCAGGGCACATCCACATCTGATATATCTGGTACGACTGAGGTAACAATTGGACAAACTGATGGCACTTCCACAACAGATGAAGTTGGTACTACGGATGTAACAACTGGGCAAACTATTGGCACGTCCACAACCGATCAATCTGGAACCACTGAGGTAACAAGTGAGCAAACTGGTGGCACGTCCACAACTGATCAGACTTATACAACAAATGAATCGTCCACAGCTGAGTCCACTGAGACCTCGTTAACAACCGACCAAACTGATACAACCGCTGCAATGTTAACGACTGAGTCCACGAATCCCACTGCAACTTCTGACCACACTGCTACAACAGCCTCAATGTTGTCAACTGATGCAACGTCTTCCACTGACTACATCACAACCACTGATTCAACTGTAACAAGTGAACCTACTCAGGGCACATTCACATCTGATATATCTGGTACGACTGAGGTAACAATTGGACAAACTGATGGCACTTCCACAACAGATGAAGTTGGTACTACGGATGTAACAACTGGGCAAACTATTGGCACGTCCACAACCGATCAATCTGGAACCACTGAGGTAACAAGTGAGCAAACTGGTGGCACgtccacaactgatcaatctgggacaactgaggttacaagtgggccaactgaagggaccttcacaactgatcaatctgaTAAAACGGAGGTAACAAATGTGCTATCTGATGGCACCTCTACAACTGATCAGACTTATACAACAAATGAATCGTCCACAGCTGAGTCCACTGAGACCTCGTTAACAACCGACCAAACTGATACAACCGCTGCAATGTTAACGACTGAGTCCACGAATCCCACTGCAACTTCTGACCAAACTGCCACAACAGCCTCAATGTTGTCAACTGATGCAACGTCTTCCACTGACTACATCACAACCACTGAATCAACTGTAACAAGTGAACCTACTCAGGGCACATCCACATCTGATATATCTGGTACGACTGAGGTAACAATTGGACAAACTGATGGCACTTCCACAACAGATGAAGTTGGTACTACGGATGTAACAACTGGGCAAACTATTGGCACGTCCACAACCGATCAATCTGGAACCACTGAGGTAACAAGTGAGCAAACTGGTGGCACGTCCACAACTGATCAGACTTATACAACAAATGAATCGTCCACAGCTGAGTCCACTGAGACCTCGTTAACAACCGACCAAACTGATACAACCGCTGCAATGTTAACGACTGAGTCCACGAATCCCACTGCAACTTCTGACCACACTGCTACAACAGCCTCAATGTTGTCAACTGATGCAACGTCTTCCACTGACTACATCACAACCACTGATTCAACTGTAACAAGTGAACCTACTCAGGGCACATTCACATCTGATATATCTGGTACGACTGAGGTAACAATTGGACAAACTGATGGCACTTCCACAACAGATGAAGTTGGTACTACGGATGTAACAACTGGGCAAACTATTGGCACGTCCACAACCGATCAATCTGGAACCACTGAGGTAACAAGTGAGCAAACTGGTGGCACgtccacaactgatcaatctgggacaactgaggttacaagtgggccaactgaagggaccttcacaactgatcaatctggtAAAACGGaggtaacaaatgtgcaaactgATGGCACCTTTACAACTGACCAGACTTATACAACAAAAGAATCGTCCACAGCGGAGTCCACTGAGACCCCGTTAACAACCGACCAAACTGATACAACCGCTGCAATGTTAACGACTGAGTCCACGAATCCCACTGCAACTTCTGACCAAACTGCCACAACAGCCTCAATGTTGTCAACAGGGGACACTGATGCAACGTCTTCCACTGACTACATCACAACCACTGAATCAACTGTAACAAGTGAACCTACTCAGGGCACATCCACATCTGATATATCTGGTACGACTGAGGTAACAATTGGACAAACTGATGGCACTTCCACAACAGATGAAGTTGGTACTACGGATGTAACAACTGGGCAAACTATTGACACGTCCACAACCGATCAATCTGGAACCACTGAGGTAACAAGTGAGCAAACTGGTGGCACgtccacaactgatcaatctgggACAACTGAGGTTACAAGTGGGCCAACTGAAGGGTCCtccacaactgatcaatctgaTAAAACGGaggtaacaaatgtgcaaactgCTGGCACCTCTACAACTGATCAGACTTATACAACAAATGAATCGTCCACAGCTGAGTCCACTGAGACCTCGTTAACAACCGACCAAACTGATACAACCGCTGCAATGTTAACGACTGAGTCCACGAATCCCACTGCAACTTCTGACCAAACTGCCACAACAGCCTCAATGTTGTCAACTGATGCAACGTCTTCCACTGACTACATCACAACCACTGAATCAACTGTAACAAGTGAACCTACTCAGGGCACATCCACATCTGATATATCTGGTACGACTGAGGTAACAATTGGACAAACTGATGGCACTTCCACAACAGATGAAGTTGGTACTACGGATGTAACAACTGGGCAAACTATTGGCACGTCCACAACCGATCAATCTAGAACCACTGAGGTAACAAGTGAGCATACTGGTGGCACGTCCACAACTGATCATTCTGGGACAACTGAGGTTACAAGTGGGCCAACTGAAGGGACCttcacaactgatcaatctggtAAAACAGaggtaacaaatgtgcaaactgATGGCACCTCTACAACTGATCAGACTTATACAACAAATGAATCGTACACAGCTGAGTCCACTGAGACCTCGTTAACAACCGACCAAACTGATACAACCGCTGCAATGTTAACGACTGAGTCCACGAATCCCACTGCAACGTCTGACCAAACTGCCACAACAGCCTCAATGTTGTCAACTGATGCAACGTCTTCCACTGACTACATCACAACCACTGAATCAACTGTAACAAGTGAACCTACTCAGGGCACATCCACATCTGATATATCTGGTACGACTGAGGTAACAATTGGACAAACTGATGGCACTTCCACAACAGATGAAGTTGGTACTACGGATGTAACAACTGGGCAAACTATTGGCACGTCCACAACCGATCAATCTGGAACCACTGAGGTAACAAGTGAGAAAACTGTTGGCACgtccacaactgatcaatctgggacaactgaggttacaagtgggccaactgaagggaccttcacaactgatcaatctgaTAAAACGGaggtaacaaatgtgcaaactgATGGCACCTCTACAACTGATCAGACTTATACAACAAATGAATCGTCCACAGCTGAGTCCACTGAGACCTCGTTAACAACCGACCAAACTGATACAACCGCTGCAATGTTAACGACTGAGTCCACGAATCCCAATGCAACTTCCGACCAAACTGCCACAACAGTCTCAATGTTGTCAACAGTTGGTACTACGGAtgtgacaactgagcaaactaTTGGCACATCCACAACCGATCAATCTGGAACCAGTAAGGTAACAAGTGAGCAAACTGGTGGCACAtccacaactgatcaatctgtGACATCTGAGGTTACAATTGGGCAAACTGATGGCACCTCTACAACTGCTCAGACTTATACAACAGATGAATTGTCCACAGCAAAGTCCACTGAAACCTCTTTAACAACCATTCAAACCTATCCATCTGCTGCAATCTTAACAACTCAGTCTACTGATCCCACTGAAACTTCTGACCAAACTGCCACAACGGTATCAATCTTATCAACTGCGTACATTGATGCAACTTCTTCCAGCGACTATATCACAACCACTGAATCATCTGTAACAAGTGAACCCACTAAGGGCACATCAACATCTGATCTATCTGGCATGACTGAGGTTATAAGTGGACAAACTCATGGCACTTCCACAACTGATGAATTTGGTACCACTGAGATTACAACTCCCTCGACTGGTGGCACATCCACAACTGATCCATTTGGAACAACTGAGGTAACAATTGGACAAACTGTTGGCACTTCTACATCAGATGAAGTTCGTTCTACGGATGTAACAACTGGGCAAACTATTGGCACGTCCACAAGCGATCAATCTGGAACCACTGGTGACACgtccacaactgatcaatctgggACATCTGAAGTTACAAGTGGGCAAACCGATGGCACCTCTACAACTGATCAGACTTATACAACAGATGAATTGTCCACAGCAAAGTCCACTGACACCTCTTTAACAACCATTCAAACCTATCCATCTGCTGCAATCTTAACAACTCAGTCTACTGATCCCACTGAAACGTCTGACCAAACTGCCACAACGGTATCAATCTTATCAACTGTGTATACTGATGTAACTTCTTCCAACGATTACATCACAACCACTGAATCATCTGTAACAAGTGAACCCACTAAGGGCACATCCACATCTGATCTATCTGGCATGACTGAGGTAATAAGTGGACAAACTCATGGCACTTCCACAACTGATGAATTTGGTACCACTGAGATTACAACTCCCTCAACTGGTGGCATATCCACAACTGATCAATTTGGAACAACTGAGGTAACAATTGGACAAACTGATGGCACTTCCACAACAGATGAAGTTCGTACTACGGATGTAACAACTGGGCAAACTATTGGCACATCCACAATCGATCAATCTGGAACCACTGAGGTAACAAGTGAGCAAACTAGTGGGACTTCTACAATTGATCAATCTGGGACAACTGAGGTTACAAGTGGGCTAACTGAAGGGACCTTCACAACTTATCAATCTGATAAAACGGaggtaacaaatgtgcaaactgATGGCACCTCTACAACTGATCAGACTTATACAACAAATGAATCCTACACAGCTGTTTCCAGTGATGCCACTTTAACAACTGACAAAACTGATACAACTGCTGCAATTTCCAATAATCCCACCACAACTTCTTCCAGTGATTACATCACAACCCCTGAATCAGCTGTACCAAGTGAACCCACGGAGGACACATCCACAACTGTATCTAGTATAACCAAGGTAACAACTGGGCAAACTGATGGCACTTCAATGACTGACCAGACTGGTACAACTCATTTAACAACAATGAAAACTTCTGGCACTTCCACAACTGATCAACCCAGAACAACTGAGGTAACAATTGGGCCGACTGAAGGCATCTCAACTCATCAATCCGATAAAACTGATGTAACAACTGTGCAACTAACCACAACATCCACTAACCCACCCACTCAGCCACCATCAACAGCCCCAACTAACCCTCCTACAAATCCAGCAACTCAGCCAACCACTGAACCAACAGTTTCCACAGTGGAGCCATTAAAATGTCAGAATGGCGGAACATTCAATGGATACAACTGTACATGTCCTATTGGACTTAATGGAACTGTTTGTGAATATGTTATTATTAATGTTGAGCCAGGTAAATCATATAATTCAATCTTTCGGATTTTTCAAGTCTGTTTTAAATCTTTCAAATGTTTTGGTCTATGTAATAATCAATTAAACGCTTGtttctttttacagttttattcAACAGAATGGCATTGGTTAATTTGGTGATCAACCAAGAATATAATGTAAAATATGAGGACAAAACATCACTTGAATACAAAGAATTTGTTGGGAACTTCACCAACCAGGTGAGATACAGGGATACAACATGCTTGTTTAAATCATTGTTCTTGTGGAAGCTATTTATgtattgtcatttttgtttttaaaagaatATTCTCCTCAAAGTCCAATCTGAATTTCCATGAAACAGTGACTTCTGTGCCATATTTTGAATATTTGCACACTTTTCCTAATCAAAAGGTTTGACATATTATGTTAAGACCATAGAAAGCACTCTCCAGTCAAGTTTAAAGTTGATATTGGTAGTTAATGTAATACCATGGTCCAGATCAATCTCATTAAAGTAAATCAATGCCAAGTTAAAATAAAACTGGACCGTAGTTAATAGATTTGGGGACTCATCCATGCCCTCAAGATAAAATTGCAGTCTTGCTATAGCTATATGAATTATCATTGGTGTCAGGATGGTATTGTATCCCTCTGTACAACACCAAACATTGTTGAAAAACCACTTGTGTTAAACTTGGAAAAACATTGCTGAACAGGATATGACACCACCTGTCTGCtgcataaaaaaataactataCCAACACGGGCCTGGTATTGCTCCAACATGAGCAGTCCAGAGGGTTATCATGTGGGGAAGGGACATCACATTTCGAAGACACCCCACTTTTTGTGCTTGATTATCAGACCGTGTGCCTTGATCCATCTATCTTTTACAAGAGAATGAATGATCCTAAAAACATCATATAACCCATGGTATTACCTTAAAGAcattgtgtattttattttatctttttttcagaTGGAGAAATATTACATAGCAAAAAAGATACCAAACTTTAAAGAAGTGGTGGTAATTAGTGTCAGGTAATGTACTATTATTTTTGGAATCCAAATACTTCTTATTGAAGTAATCTCAAGACAGATGTAATTTGATTTTGTTTGTATACCTACTTTTAACATTACACTGGTTTAAGTTACCAATCTTTTTCTTAAGAAAGTtgctctccttttcttttctctcagcCCTGGAAACCCTTTGGTCAGATTCTCAAATAACACTGTGGATGAGGTAAAGCAATTTACCACTATAACAACTTTCCAGCTGTGCACTGAGTCAGAGATGAGAAAAACAAACTGGTCATTAATTtctttgtctttatttcagataagATTATGGGATGAAGCCATGGCGATCTACAGTATTACACCAAGAGCAAAAGGGTAAATAGAGAActtttcttttgtaaaatataaataaaataatagaaaatatGTATAAAGAATATCAGTTATCAGAAGTACCCATTATTTACCAATAGAGCTAAGGTtttacaaatactgtatgtgcattatCAAATAATGCAATAAAACCCAGTTGTACTACCTATTCTAATATGAAATTGCTGCAGAAAATCTAGCATAGAGAAATGTTAACCAAGAACCATGACAACACGTATTTTATAGATCATTATGCAACAAGTAGATCCTGCTTAAAGTAGCTAAATCTGTCAATGaaaaaaatatctatttttaagtAGATATCTTAGTTACAACAAGATTGAGccagcaaagcagttttgtgtttatatgtattatatatattaaatgttCTGAGTTAGCGTATTATGTCAAAAGAGTATTTTAATCAGCCTATGGGATTAACATTGgctttgtgtttctgtttcaaATGCTGAATCAATCAGCCTAAGAAAACTCTAGGAACATATCTGAAAAGGCCTAGGTTGAAATTGAGGATGGATGGAATCATcaattttttattcattttgtttgtctAACAGCAGTCTCCAGCTATGGTGCCTCACCTTTGGATTTTTAACTGATTATTATTACATAGCTGAACAAATGAGGTTGTGAAAAGACAAAAGAATTTTGACAATCTCACTAATATTTCCTATTTTGagtagcaactttttttttttttttttttagaacttCTAAACGTCTCACTGAAACTGTTGTATGAATTTTTGTTTGCCTCAGGGTTAATGTCACACATTATGTGGGTCTGGCGATTCCAAATAATGCTAGTGCTGAACAACTATATAAGGAAGATGTTGAAGCAATTAAGCAGGCTGTTGATGGCCTTCTTAGCTGCACAGGAGGTAAGACAGACAATACataattatatatacacacttggcaaaacatgaaataaaaaaaagcgtGGCTAAAAAGACACTGATTATCAACAAACATGATCAACAATTGTCCGTACTATTCTTGTGCATATGGCAAAGTAATTTTTTGTCCTGTTCTTGAATTTTCAGAATGTCCTGATTTCAACGTCACTGCTCCACCCACAGTGATTACAACAGAGGCTGATTTGGGATGTCAGTATTACcacaacatgtgtgtgtgtgtgtgtgtgtgtgtgggtgtgtgggtgtgtgggtgtgtgtgtgtgtgtgtgtgtgtgtgtgtgtgtgtgtgtgtgtgtgtgtgtgtgcgcgcacgtgcgtgtttgggtttgtttgttttgtatgcaAAGTATGCAATTAGTATACTTTTTTTAACAGCTTATTTTAATTCTTTATGTCTTTGTTTATCTTCCTTCTCCTGTCATGCACCAGCGATCTGTGAACAGTTTGTTAATGAATCAGGCGTTTCTGTATACTACCAACCTGTGCACATTGATGGAAAGATAACATGTGTGACTGTATGCCACAGTCAACATTCACATCATAAAAGATGCTACAACAGGGGACTCTGCATAGTGTACAAAGTCACTGGACCTCTTTGCAAGTAAGTTGACAATGCTGTCAGTTTGTATGCTTGTCCTACAGTGCTTCTGGTAAACTTCTAAGAGCCATgatattcatccatccatccattttcatCCTTGGTCGGGTCGCTGGGGCAGCAGCTCTAACAGAGGCCCCCAAACTTTCCTTTTCCTACCCACCAGCTCTGATTGGGAGATCCCGAGGTGTTCCCAGGCCACTGTTGAGATGTAATCTTTCCACACAGTGctgggtcttccccaaggcctcctaccagctggacatgcctggaacacctccctagggaggcgcccagggggcatcatTACCAGAGGCCCGAAACACCTTGGCTGGCTTCTTTTAACGCAAaagagcagcggctctactccgagttcctcacagatgactgagcttcttaccctatctctaagggagatgccagcAATTCTCATGGGAAAACCCATTTTGGACGCTTGTAATCGCAATCTAGTTCTTTcagtcatgacccaaccttcatgaccataggtgagggtaggaatgaaaatTGACcagtagatcgagagctttgccttctggctcagctctatTTTCGTCACAATGGTGCGGTAAAGCAAATGCAATACCTGCTGCTCCGATTCTCTGGCCACTCTCCCACTTCATTGTCCCCTCACTGGCAAACAACATTCTGAGGTACTTGACCTCCTTCACTTTAGGTAAGGACACATTCCCTACCCGGAGCATGACCTCAGATTAAGAAA
The sequence above is drawn from the Sander lucioperca isolate FBNREF2018 chromosome 17, SLUC_FBN_1.2, whole genome shotgun sequence genome and encodes:
- the LOC116043367 gene encoding uncharacterized protein LOC116043367: MALVNLVINQEYNVKYEDKTSLEYKEFVGNFTNQMEKYYIAKKIPNFKEVVVISVSPGNPLVRFSNNTVDEIRLWDEAMAIYSITPRAKGVNVTHYVGLAIPNNASAEQLYKEDVEAIKQAVDGLLSCTGECPDFNVTAPPTVITTEADLGSICEQFVNESGVSVYYQPVHIDGKITCVTVCHSQHSHHKRCYNRGLCIVYKVTGPLCKCHNVAETWYLNEDCSLPIQRTAFYAGLSGTLACLLVIVGVLAAFLLRNQRRQKRRRDIKEQLVNEWLNEDFEWPRSSTAIHNAGDLHNLVYTHEDSGPSLDTDDRLPSSSASIYGLDTEYQLSDTPYRHNTPTTNTLSFSNAGHLQSASLPQPQRHFSSN